GGCGCAGTGGTTGGCGAGCTGATCAACGGGAGTGCAGGGCTCGGCCATCTTGTTCGGCTTGGACTGTCCCAGTACGATATCCCCCTGGTGTTTGTGGCCGTCATACTGCTGGCCACGCTGGCATTTGTGCTCTATCGGATGGTTGCAGAAGTAGAACGGCGCATGCTGCGCTGGCAGCAGTTCGACTAATTTGACTGGACGCAGCTGCACATGGCGCTGCGCTGTAGATTTCACGGAGACGGTCACATGGCCCGACTAGGGGTAGTTCTACTATCGGCACTTATGCTCTTCGGGTTTGGTTCGACGGCTCAAGAGGCCGAACTAACACACCTCCCCATTTTCGCCTCGTTTGTCCCTAACGTACAGTTTGCTCCTCTGTATGTGGCTATCGAAGAGGGACTATTTGCTGAGGCCGGATTTGAGGTAGAGATAATCCACGGGGACGAAAACGTTGGAGTGCTGCAGGTCGCGCAGGGCGAACTCCCATTTGGACTGATTAGTGGTGAGCAGGTTATCCTGGCGCGTGCCAATGGCATACCCGTCAGGTTCATCTATGCGTGGTTCCAGAAATATCCGCAGGCGGTGGTCGCGCCCGATACTGTAACGATTGAAACGCCGGAAGACCTCGCGGGCTTACGCATCGGGCTGCCTGGACCGTTCGGGGCAAATTACACAGCATTGACAGCGCTCCTCAGCCTGGCTGGCCTCACTGAAAGTGACGTTCAGATGGAGTCCATCGGCTATGTCGCGCCGGACATTCTTTGCGCGGGTGGCGTGGATGCCGCAGTCGTTTACAGCAACAACGAACCTCTGGAAATCCAGCGCCGGATCAATGCCGGAGAGTGCGGGGATATTACGGGCATCAATATCCTGCAAGTGGCTGACTTTGCCAACATGGCTTCGAACGGGATCGTCGCCAACGAGGATACCCTTGCGAACCGCCCTGCTGCGGCCTGGGCAGTCACGCTGGCCTTCGATGGCGGATCATACCGGACGATTACAAACCCAGCGCGGGCCTACCTGCACAGCCTGAACTTCGTGGAGAATCTGCCGCAGTCGCCTGAGCTGATCGCGGCACTTGAATTGGCCTCGGACGAGTTCAATGCGCTATTGGAGACGCTGCCCTCGCCGGAGGCAATTGCGGAGAAACGCTTAGCCGTCCGCGCTGAATTGGGTGAGCTGTTCGACGCCGCCGAACTTGCACAGTTCGATGTGCTGCTGGCAACACTCGAACTGTGGGGACATCCAGAGCGCGGCTCCATCAACGAAGAGGCGTGGGTGACCACGCGCGATGTCATGGCGCAGATGGGCAGCATACCGGCCGATTTTGATGTCAGCGACGCATTTACGCTCGAGTTCATCCCTATGGGTATTGATTACGAGGGCCAACCGGCCAACTAATGCTTAGTATCCGCAACCTCAGCGTCACATTTCAGACGCCGGAGGGCGAACCGCTCCCAGCGCTTGGGCCTGTCTCGATTCAGATGACACCCGGCGAATTCGTGTGCCTTGTGGGGCCAAGTGGCTGTGGCAAGAGCACCATGATCAAGGTGATCGCCGGGCTGCAGCCCGCCACGAGTGGGGGCGTATTCCTGAACGACGTTCCGATCGTGAAGCCGTCGCCCAAGATCGGGTTGATGTTTCAGGATGCGACACTGATGCCGTGGCGGACCGTACGGGACAACATCGGCCTTCCGCTTGAACTGGCCGGCGTCGAGCGGATACAGCGCGACAACATCGTGGACGGGATGCTCGACATGCTCGGGCTGACGGAGTTCGCCAGCACATATCCTGTCGGCTTATCGGGTGGGATGGCGCAGCGGGTGGCGCTTGGGCGCGTCCTGAGCCAGCGACCGGATGTGCTGCTTCTCGATGAGCCGTTCGGCGCTCTCGATGCGCTGACACGTGAACAGGTGAGTTTTGACCTGCTCCGGGCGTGGCGGCGCGACCATCAGACGATATTGATGGTCACGCACGACATCACTGAAGCCGTGGTGATGGCAGATAGGGTCCTGGTGATGGGCCGGCGTCCCGGTCAGATCATCGAGGACATCACAGTGTCCATGCGCCGGCCGCGCCACCCTGAAGATGCGTTCTCAACCGATTTCGGTGAAATCGCGCGCTCCGTCCGCGCAGCGATCAATCGCGCATGAACGCGCTGGACTTTAGCGCCTTACGCGCCGGGCCAATCACGCTGCATCGAATTAGCGAGCAGAATGCAGAAGCCGTACGTGACGCGCTGTCTCCCTACCCCGACGGGGACTATATGGCCGATGCGCTGGCCGACAGTTACCTGCCCCGCTACGACGACGAAGGGCGTCAAGTCCGTTACGGCTTCTACACGACATACGATGGCGAATTGGCCGGGATGAGTCTGCTCGGAATCGCGGACTGGCAACGATTGCGCGGCTTTACCGGCGCGGACACGTTCGCCCACATGCGCGGTCGCGGAATCGCGCCTGGCAGCAAACCACACCTGTTCTATCTTGGCTTCGCGCTCTTGGGGCTCTACCGGATCGAGACAGGTTGTCTCGTTTCGAACGCAGCGTCTAAACGCTCGTTGGACAAGACACCAGGTCTGGTCTTCGAAGGCACACTGCGCGGCTGGTTCCGCTGGACTGACGGACACTTTGAGGATGAGCACCGCTATTCCATCGTGCGCCCGGATTGGGAGACACATTACGATCCGGCCGATATCGAGATTATTCAGCCAGACTAATCTGCGTCGCGACGATCAGGCATGATCCAAGCCAGCGCGCACTTTTGCCTGGGCAAGCTGGGATTTTTTCACCTCACCCTGGGCAAACAGTGTGACAACGTCATCGAAGTCCCGCAGTAAGCGGTACACACGAACCTTTTCGCGGTGTCCCCAGCTCAGCTCGCGGAGCGTGGTATATCCGGCATAGACTGCGTCACGACAACCGGCGCCAACAAAATCCCATTGGTGCTCAACCGCGAAGTCGGTGGCAGGGTCTGCCGACATCCACCACTCGAAGTCGAGGACACCGGTCAGTTTCCCATCGTACTGAATTACGTTCTCAAAGTGGCAGTCACGATGGGCAATTACACCGTGAGTCACCGCATCGAAATAAGGCTGCGTCCCGACAATGAGCTGGCGCAGATCGCGAATGATGCCCGCGTCCGCCGCTCCGCCGAGTTGTTCCGACCAGGTTGCATATTGCGTAAAAAATCCAATGGGCCACTGCGAGAAACGAGTCTGGTAAGTGCCATCATTGAGCTGATGCCATTTGCCAAAGTGATCAAAACGGGTCACGTTGTGCATTCGCGCCAGGAACTGGCCTAATTCGAACGCGATGTCCAGACGCTGAGCCTGAGTCAGATCTTCTGAGTTGATGACCGACTGGCCGGGTAGCTTCGACATCAGCATATACGGAGGCGCGATCCGGGTTGAGTTATCGACCACAAGTATCCGTGGAACAGGAAGCCCTGCGGATTCCAGCCGATCACAGACCCACTGTTCGGCCTGGAAACGCGTGGAATATTCGGGCCCCGTGCTGTCCGTAAGGCCGTCGAAGCGGACCACGAAGGTGTCATCGATGATATAGATCGGGTTATTCCGTCCATTTGCAGGCCGAGATATGCTTCGTGCAGGCCGCAGGCCATGTTCCGAGAGAATTGTGTCAATGAATTGCTGCATTTAGCCTCAAACGACAAGACCCTAAGGCTCTGATTTACTCGAATAACCTGAGCAACTTGAGCGAGGTATGTAAATTGACACGCTGTTGGGGGTCACCGAGGTCGGTTCCGGTTAGTTCGGTGATTCGCCCCAATCGATAATTCAGCGTTGAACGGTGGATGTGCAACGCCTCGGCTGCTGCGACGCCACTCCCGCCCAGATCCAGGTACACCTCAAGCGTATGGAATAAATCCGCACTTTCCTCGTTCCTCAGCTCACGAAGCGCCTCGCTGAACGAACTCGAATAAAGTGAATCCGAACCGGCTCGGTAGAGCGTCAGCAGAAAGCCGAGAGTCTCGCAGAAAATTATCCGGTCTGCCGGATTCAGCCTGGTGGATATTATGAGCGCGTCCTGCCCCTCAGAAAGTGCCCGCGCC
Above is a window of Candidatus Flexicrinis proximus DNA encoding:
- a CDS encoding ABC transporter substrate-binding protein; translation: MARLGVVLLSALMLFGFGSTAQEAELTHLPIFASFVPNVQFAPLYVAIEEGLFAEAGFEVEIIHGDENVGVLQVAQGELPFGLISGEQVILARANGIPVRFIYAWFQKYPQAVVAPDTVTIETPEDLAGLRIGLPGPFGANYTALTALLSLAGLTESDVQMESIGYVAPDILCAGGVDAAVVYSNNEPLEIQRRINAGECGDITGINILQVADFANMASNGIVANEDTLANRPAAAWAVTLAFDGGSYRTITNPARAYLHSLNFVENLPQSPELIAALELASDEFNALLETLPSPEAIAEKRLAVRAELGELFDAAELAQFDVLLATLELWGHPERGSINEEAWVTTRDVMAQMGSIPADFDVSDAFTLEFIPMGIDYEGQPAN
- a CDS encoding ABC transporter ATP-binding protein, whose amino-acid sequence is MLSIRNLSVTFQTPEGEPLPALGPVSIQMTPGEFVCLVGPSGCGKSTMIKVIAGLQPATSGGVFLNDVPIVKPSPKIGLMFQDATLMPWRTVRDNIGLPLELAGVERIQRDNIVDGMLDMLGLTEFASTYPVGLSGGMAQRVALGRVLSQRPDVLLLDEPFGALDALTREQVSFDLLRAWRRDHQTILMVTHDITEAVVMADRVLVMGRRPGQIIEDITVSMRRPRHPEDAFSTDFGEIARSVRAAINRA
- a CDS encoding GNAT family N-acetyltransferase, giving the protein MNALDFSALRAGPITLHRISEQNAEAVRDALSPYPDGDYMADALADSYLPRYDDEGRQVRYGFYTTYDGELAGMSLLGIADWQRLRGFTGADTFAHMRGRGIAPGSKPHLFYLGFALLGLYRIETGCLVSNAASKRSLDKTPGLVFEGTLRGWFRWTDGHFEDEHRYSIVRPDWETHYDPADIEIIQPD
- a CDS encoding aminoglycoside phosphotransferase family protein, which produces MQQFIDTILSEHGLRPARSISRPANGRNNPIYIIDDTFVVRFDGLTDSTGPEYSTRFQAEQWVCDRLESAGLPVPRILVVDNSTRIAPPYMLMSKLPGQSVINSEDLTQAQRLDIAFELGQFLARMHNVTRFDHFGKWHQLNDGTYQTRFSQWPIGFFTQYATWSEQLGGAADAGIIRDLRQLIVGTQPYFDAVTHGVIAHRDCHFENVIQYDGKLTGVLDFEWWMSADPATDFAVEHQWDFVGAGCRDAVYAGYTTLRELSWGHREKVRVYRLLRDFDDVVTLFAQGEVKKSQLAQAKVRAGLDHA